Proteins encoded in a region of the Bactrocera tryoni isolate S06 chromosome 4, CSIRO_BtryS06_freeze2, whole genome shotgun sequence genome:
- the LOC120773708 gene encoding repetitive proline-rich cell wall protein 2-like produces the protein MKIAYGEKLTITVLALIGCVAADVSHLSGSYLPPVQPQPQYLPPAQEYLPPSQPQPQYLPPAAPEPQYLPPQPQYLPPVAPQPQYLPPVAPQPQYLPPAEPQPQYLPPAPQYLPPAAPAPEYLPPVDTPVAEDGYRYRTVKKYRLRSH, from the exons ATGAAAATTGCCTACGGCGAG AAACTCACCATCACCGTGTTGGCACTCATTGGTTGCGTCGCCGCTGACGTCTCACACTTATCCGGCTCGTACTTGCCGCCCGTACAGCCCCAACCTCAGTATCTACCACCTGCTCAAGAGTACTTGCCACCTTCTCAACCGCAACCACAATACTTGCCACCCGCAGCACCGGAGCCACAATATCTGCCTCCTCAACCACAATACTTGCCACCTGTGGCGCCTCAACCCCAGTACCTGCCGCCTGTTGCGCCACAACCTCAATACTTGCCGCCTGCTGAACCTCAACCACAATATCTGCCGCCTGCACCTCAGTACCTGCCTCCTGCCGCTCCAGCACCTGAGTACTTGCCGCCTGTTGATACACCTGTCGCAGAGGATGGTTACCGCTATAGAACCGTGAAGAAGTACCGTTTGAGAAGCCACTAA